The Candidatus Hydrogenedentota bacterium nucleotide sequence AAAAAAGTCTCCGGGGCGAGGGACGGCTCCGACGCGATGAAATCGTCCAGGGGGAGGAAGAGGCCGTCCGGGGCGAGCTGCGCGATGACCGTGCCGTCCAGCGACATCACATCGGGAGGCGCGCCCCCCGCAATCGAGGTGAGGGTCTTCTCCATGAGTGCGTTGTAGCCGATGGGGAGCGCCCGGACATAGATTTTATTCTGGCTTTCGTTGAACTCCTGGATGAGTCTGACGCGCTCGGCGTGCTCGTGGCCCTGGTGGCGGTCCCAGAACACGATGACCGTGCGCCCCTCCCTTCGGGCGGCCCGTTCGGCCTCCGAACCCACGGGGCGCGGCCAGAGCACGGCAAGAAGGGCGGGCACCGCCAGAACCGGCAACAGGAAGGCGGCGGCGCGGAGGCGGGTGTTCATGGCGGCGTCATGCGTCCCGGCACCCGCCGCGCGGAAAGACCGTCAGACAATGGTCTGCTCCGTGTCCTTGTCGAAGAAGTGAACCGCCTCCATGTCCACGTCCAGGACATGGACCGTGTTCACGGCGGGCTCGCGGTCGGTGTTGATCCTGGCGGTCACCGTGACGCCGCCGACGTTCAGGTAGAGGTTGATCTCCGAGCCCATGGGCTCGACCACCTCGATGAGCGCCTTCAGGCTGGCGCCGGGGCGCTCCGCCTGCTCCCGGTTCTCCCGGAGATGCTCGGGCCGCACGCCGAGCGTCACCGGCTTTCCGGCATGGCCCCGCAGGGCATCCCCCTTCGACGCGGGCACCATGAGGCGCAGACCGCCGCCGTCGTCCACAAAATGCAGCGCGCCGTTTTCGGCGACCAGCCGCCCGTCAATCATGTTCATGGGCGGGCTGCCGATGAAGCCCGCGACGAACTTGTTCACCGGGCGGTGGTACAGTTCCAAGGGGGGGGCCACCTGCTGGATGACGCCGTCGAGCATCACCACGATGCGGTCGCCCATGGTCATCGCCTCGACCTGGTCATGGGTGACGTAGATCATGGTGGACTGGAGGCGGTGGTGCAGTTTCGAGATTTCCGTGCGCATCTGCACGCGCAGTTTCGCGTCCAGGTTGGACAGGGGCTCGTCGAACAGGAAGACCTTCGGCTGCCGCACAATGGCGCGGCCCACGGCCACGCGCTGGCGCTGCCCGCCGGAGAGCGCCTTCGGGCGGCGGTCCAGCAGTTCCGTGATGCCCAGGATTTCCGCCGCGGCGCGGACGCGCTGCTCGATCTCTTTCTTGGGGTATTTGCGGAGAATCAGACCGAAGGCCATGTTCTTGTACACCGTCATGTGGGGGTAGAGGGCGTAATTCTGGAAGACCATGGCGATGTCGCGGTTCTTCGGGGGCACGTCATTGACCAGCGTGTCGCCGATATAAATCGAGCCGCCGCTGATCTCCTCCAAGCCGGCGATCATCCGCAGCGTGGTGGACTTGCCGCAGCCCGAAGGGCCGACCAGCACCACGAACTCCTTGTCCTCGATGACCAGGCTGGCGTCCCTGACCGCCGTCACCCCGCCCGGATAGGTCTTGCAGAGGTTCTTCAGTTCGACCCGTGCCATGTGCGCGCGCTCCTCCTGTCCGGTCCCGGAAAACCGCCAGTGGATGAGTCCAACCGGCGCTTTGCCGTCTCCGGATGATAGCCAAAGCCCCGAAGGACTGTCAAACGCCCCCCGGCGGCGGGGGCGGGATAAAAGCACATTGATTAACACACTTCCCGTCATCTACCCTGTTCGCATGTTAAAATAGCATGTTTGGCGGTGCCACCCTTTGGAGTTCATTTTCAATGATGTCTTTGGTGGATGAAAAACGGGATGCCATAGAAGCGCTGTGCCTGAAATTCTATGTCCGGAGACTGGATGTTTTCGGCTCGGTGACGGGTGCGT carries:
- the ugpC gene encoding sn-glycerol-3-phosphate ABC transporter ATP-binding protein UgpC; translated protein: MARVELKNLCKTYPGGVTAVRDASLVIEDKEFVVLVGPSGCGKSTTLRMIAGLEEISGGSIYIGDTLVNDVPPKNRDIAMVFQNYALYPHMTVYKNMAFGLILRKYPKKEIEQRVRAAAEILGITELLDRRPKALSGGQRQRVAVGRAIVRQPKVFLFDEPLSNLDAKLRVQMRTEISKLHHRLQSTMIYVTHDQVEAMTMGDRIVVMLDGVIQQVAPPLELYHRPVNKFVAGFIGSPPMNMIDGRLVAENGALHFVDDGGGLRLMVPASKGDALRGHAGKPVTLGVRPEHLRENREQAERPGASLKALIEVVEPMGSEINLYLNVGGVTVTARINTDREPAVNTVHVLDVDMEAVHFFDKDTEQTIV